In Gadus morhua chromosome 2, gadMor3.0, whole genome shotgun sequence, the DNA window GTTGATTTTTGACGACCGTAGCCTATGAATATATCAGtttaaccaatcacatttgAGGATCTTTTTCATGGTCACCGACGGTTACTGTACATGTTGTAGGACATGACGGAGGTAAAAGCCTATTCACGTTTCTAAACACTGTCCTCTTATTGCATCCAAAGGGGTCAACTGCATTCATAGACCTATACTTATCTCTATCTGTTATACATTTTGATCATTCATCTTGACAACAGCCGGTGCTACAAGCTCATGTTTACTTGCCCTGCAGCACATGAAAAAAGGTTGCTTTAATATGAGGGTGTGCAGTTAGCAACAGTTTGATTTCAGATACAAACTTTCTCAGAAGGGATTGTAGACTTGAGATTGTAGAATGCACATCATTTATCATAATCCCTCCCATCCGCAAACCACAGTATTTTACACTTGGAATAGAAAGTGagtaaaaaaaactttttttgtatGGGTTCtaaacttgtatttattttatatgtaaaaaatatattttggtgAAAGGAAGCAAGATAGTCCTCATTAGCTATATCAGGTGCGCccaagagagggttaagcttccgAGACCCTTACAATaacgccacagtgtgtgtggattCATGGAGCTTAGTCTGGCAAGCGGTTATTGGGGAAGGCAGTGTCCGAGAGTGGGTTATTCTTCTCAGACACTCATAGTATAacgccacgtgtgtgtggatgtgtggagctcatTCTGAGCAGAGGTTTATTTTGTCCACGTCAAAGTAAAGCTTCTCTGACACTTACTTACAATACAACTGTCTGCACATTTTAGATACAACATCACTTATTATAACGCTCATACACAAAGACGTACTAAAAAAGCATCACATAATTGCAATGGCGCTTAACCATTGGGATAAAAAGGCCCCCCGTATCCCAGAACTCTCTGCTCAACACATCTTTTTAATCATAGTTTTCGAATTCCAGCTGAATCAATGTATCTGTATATGTTTTCAAACTGTTTAAAGATAAGAAAGATGTTGAAAGTTATGTCCGGTCAAAGTATAAAACACCATTGCTTAAAGAATTTAGATGGTCACTGCAATATTTTTCAATAGGCTATGTCTAGGGGTCTAAATATTCGAGGAGCAGTGACATTTTATAGATTTTGATAGTTAACATTTTCTACACTATCAATTCTAGAACTTTTAAAGTTGAAATAATATAAAAGATGCAGGATTTGAGACAGTACATAAAATATTGGATAGTAATATAGTACAGTTGTAATTATTCTAGCATTAAGTTTGAAGCAGATGAATTTGAGTTGAGTGGGGAAGTTTCGGAAGAATAATTTAAAGTAAAGTATCGATAATACCCTAATGTATTTCTAATGTGTATaggtaataaaaataataaaaaaaggtttACAAACTAAAAGTAATTCAACAACAGTCATTCTAACCATTGTCTGCGCGTTTTTACAGGAAAAAACGTCCCGGTTCAAAGAGAATCGAAATCAGCTCAGGCTGCTCTACGGATGGCATAGGCAAGGTCTACTTTTTTTAGGTTAAATTACAACCTGTTAATTGGCACTTGAAAATGGTTAATGAATGTCGAAATTCTCAACGTAGTCCCTTTAATaacttttggtggtggtggttcaaTTCAATGTCATACATTTGTAATTCGTAAATCATAATCAAATTTGCATGATTAGgctacacacgcacatgcacacacacacgcacacaaacacacacacacacacacacgcacacacgcacacacgcacacacacacacacacacacacacacacacacacacacacacacacacacacacacacacacacacacacaaacaaaagtggGTCCAACTCTCTTCTAGCTCCGCAGGAGAAGTTTATTCTACTTAATTCCAATATCACAATGGACGGTTAATCATACACTGGCAAAGGTTGCCCATTTCTCGTCCAACACGAATATCCATTCTCTATTAaaagatattttagtaacactAGGCCGACATAACGCGATACATGTGGCAAttataaatacagaaaataggcctactctcCGCATTGCACCAATAGCTCTAAAGAGACTCgtaaaaaaggaaaacatgCTCACCTTTTATTTTGATCATTCTTGGTTCCCTAACGAGTTTGAACCGACTATGTTTAAATTAGTTTATGCCGACGTCCTTAAAAACTCAATACATTTAGCCTGAGTCTAGGACTACGTCTCTAATTTGCCTAAAGTTAGCCTTGTTCCGCCTCAAAATAGGATAAAAAACCAACTTACTGTTATTTCGTGCGTTGTGAACAAGTTTAATTCGAGCTATTTTGAACACCACCGAAACACCTGGTAGCCAAGGTAACGGACGCCAGTAAGGCTGCTGACATACGAGAATGTGGAAGACGAATTCCATACCGCCAAACAAACGTCAATCTTTGGTTACATTGGTGCAGCTATCTTGTTACGCTCTACTCTGGATTAGCTGCAACCAAATAGCACAACTGTTGGAAAAACAAGCGTCAGCCAGGGAGATCCCCATCCCTCAGCTTCCACATCTAAGCTATATTATTACAAGTGACTTTCCCACTGCTGTAAATCATGCACCGTGAatggttgcacatattataatGCTGTActtcccatgtgtgtgtttcgccGTTTAGCCGTCTGTATGCAGTCCGTCGAATAAATGTTATTGATGGATGTTTCGGATACTTGTTGTTATTTGGTTTAGATACAGACGAAAAAGCCCCGAGTTTCAGAGTCCTGTCTCTGGATGGAAAGAGAGTGCCCTCTGCTGGTTATCAAACaaaaacacgcagacacacgcacaacgcTCACTTGCAAAACAGTCTTTTTACAGTAATGGAAATAGATTATTCAGATGTTACCATTTTTTATTGAACCATTAGAACCACTTattataacgtgtgtgtgtgtgtgtgtgtgtgtgtgtgtgtgtgtgtgtgtgtgtgtgtgtgtgtgtgtgtgtgtgtgtgtgtgtgtgtgtgtgtgtgtgtgtgtgtgtgtgtgtgtgtgtgttcaaacatTTTTCTGTTTGAAGGTTGTAGGCGGGACTTCCTTTAGGTCACCCAATAGACATGGAGGACACTGGATGTGAATTGAAAGGGCACCAGGGcgggtaaaaaaatatataccctTGTTATACTGACCAATAATATCATTCGGTTCTACCCTAACATAAACTATTGGCAGTCGAAAGGGACGTAGCTCAACTAAACCACATTTGATAGGTTAGTATGAGAACCGCCTGGTGGACGTGCCGATTTTTGTTGAGTGACGTTTATGTTCAACCAATGGATGCACAGGACGTAGAAGCTTAGCTTATAAATGGCAAGGTGACAGTGTGTCTTATCCTACATTCATTGACTGCCACTGCGCAACTTAACAGCAATTACCGGACCCTCCTAGAAATCGAACAAATCGGTAAACTCAACTTCTTTAGACCATCTTCTTGTTTTAATGTGTAACTTTATAGCTCCGAGTGTAACTCCTTATTGGTGATACGTTGACATTATTTCGGTCTTTCGTAGCTGTCATTGCTAACCTGTACTAGCTCGCCTGATCGGCCATTCAATGATTTCATCCCTCAGAAGGACTGTCTAATTTGTATGCGATCTTAACATTATTGTGTACGTACTCACGAAACTAACCGCCATAATGGACATTGATAACCTTGCAGGCTTTGATGTTGTCCATGCATGGTGTGGGCCGGAAGGCTACTTGATCAAGACGGTACAGCGCGAACAAGCCTAAATGACACTTGGATGTAAAATGTCTGACTCGCTCATTTCTGGGCCTAACGTTAATATTACCAAACCTCGCCGCAGCAAGGACTTCAGTGTTGGACTTTCAAACAATCTTGTCTCTTAAGTTAAGGTTTATTCTTAAATTACCATTGTTTTCAACCTTGATCAGGACCGTCTGTTCATCTGTGGTCTTTTTTGACCTTCAAGGCTAGGTGTAGTTAGCTTAGCATTGTAGCTTAACTGGATATCGTACCTAGTCTTGGAGGACACTGCTATCTGGTCAGTAACGTGAGCTAACGGGCTTTTGGAAAACATTCTTCATGCATGTGCAAAAGGGTTAGCGAGCTTCATACAATCTACGATCAAATGTTACTCGATATATCATAAACGTCCTACTGCACAAATAGGCTTTAGCTGTAGTTGGTGTCAAGAGTTGGTGCACTACTTTCATTCAACCACGAATCGTATTTTACACTACGCTGAATGTAGAAGCGATTCAATGGTTACCCTTTCCTCCAAGTGGATTAGATTAAATGTCCAGCCTAGTTGGTGAACTTTGTTGATCCTGCGTCGCTTTTCTAATCATGGCTCTACGAATTGGTATCCTTCTCTATAGATTAATCAACTACCTTGAACCTCGGACATAGTGTTGCCCCCTTGGCGGCACTCAATCGTATTATTAGTTATTGCTCAGTTGCATAGTGTATTGGAGAACCGGACCATGCTGCTTTTAGGAACCTGGTGGAAGTTTTTTATTtaccattttattttttgttcctTCACATAATTACTAAACTAATGGTAATTATTCTGATATTTAAACTACTTCTCGATTGTTTTTATCGGAACAATTTGTCCTATCGCTGTTGCACCTGGCAACGCCCACTGCCTCAACAAATCAGATGGTCTTGAATGATTTCAATGCAGCCACCTGTTAGTTTCCACAAATAACTGGTCACGTGAAACTACAGTTAACAGCCCATGCCCATCAAAAGGTGGCTTGGGGATGAATACAAAGCCTTAACATGTTCACTTTGTCCCTCAGGTTCCAGCCATGTACGCCTGCGCCAAGTTTGTCACCTCCTCTGCTGTGGTATGTAGAATGTTTAAACTCAATGTACATTTTGTATCTTTTCTCAAATGTAAAAACATGCATTCAGACAAAATATGAGGAAGGTCAACTGACTTTTGCAGTGTTGTGAAACATTTATAGATGCTGTACGATTTGTTATAATGCATTACAAGGGAGaatttcttaatttttttcgATAAGCCTTTCTCTATAATTGTGTTCCTCTTTTACCTGACAGTTTATCTTTGTTTTTTAGCTGCGTGGAGGGTCCAGGGTCCTCGCAcggcctgtctctgtctccatctttaaCCGACCTGAAGCTTCAGTGGAGCAGCAGGTGACTTTCATATTAATAATGTTTGCCCTCTAGACTACAACAGAGCAATGATTCTCAAAGCGAGAGTTGTGAGATTATGATTTGAAATGTTCTTTATCTCATTAAAGTCGTCAGAGATGGTTTATAACGATGCCAACGTTAATGCGTTAAACGTGCATGTATTGTCTGACCTTCTATATAATAATTTATGCAATTTGATCACCCTTACTTAAATAAGACAGAAGTAAAACCCGacttaaaaaaacaacctgACGGAACTCGGCTCGAACTCGGGTACCAGTCTTTGCGTATTAGCATAATCTTGACCGAGGGACACCGGCATGTGTGGAGATCTGTGTGGGCAGTGATTAACTGCGGCGTTTGAGAGGGTTGACATCCTCAGTATAACACTCATGGTGTTTGGGGCATTTTGTATAACGTTGCTCTTACACAATgacggtacaaaaaaaatagCATGAAGTTGCTGTGGCCCTTCTTTCCTTGAACACTTCCTTTTACTTAAAATAGGTAGGTATAGAGGGTCGCAAGTGTTGGCCATCATTTAAGGGGTCTCAAACCAAATGGTTTGACAACCACTGCTAGAGACTATTTTTAAGCAGGAACTCATAGGCATGAAGGCCTTGCGAAATGCCATAATCTCCTGTTTTCATCCATACCAAGGCAGTTATGTTGCATGTAGAACACATGCTAAAGGTTGTTTAGGATTAGAGAAAGGGTACCTGCCCTGAACGTGATGCAGGCTTTTAGTGGTGATTGTGTATTGGAATTATGGCAAAAATGATATCCACTTTAGTTTTTTGATGGAATTGCTTATTCTTGAGTTTGTTTCCAATGAGATGACTTTCAAAGCCCTTCTATTCTGTAGGATGATTCATGCAAGGTAGCCAACCATATAAGATGTATCTCGTAGAATCGTGAGCGCCGCATAAAGACTGAACAGCCAGAAAAGATGGACTTCTCATATAATTATACAAGAGCAGTGGCAGCTCTTTTAGGAGCACTAATTAGGGGTGTGAAACTCCCTTCCTCGTAATGAAtgtgaattttttttcttttttaatgaaCAGCTATGACTTTCATTTAAGTGTTTTAATAATTCAAGGATGTAACATCATGTAGGATTAATACATGAAGATCAGTGGTTTTTGGATCCAATAATCGTCCTGAGTCAGATACTGTTATAGCAGAGCTTAATGTAGCATGACTTTCAAATTATGAGAGCAGGCATACTTCCAATCATTACAAAGCTTATGGGCGGATTGTGCAAACCTTTGAAATTGTGGAAATACTAGTCCCTCACTGAAGAGTGAAATCATCACAATAGTAAAGACGTTTGCCACCTGTTCAATTCGTATTTAGTTAATAAGTTATTGTAGGCCTAGATGGAGCTCTTTGCCATCTTTTACTTAGCAGGCAGTTGCGCTTGGTGACACGGTGGTTAATATATCTCAATCAAAAATATGTTGCGGGCAGATCCCTACTACCAGCACCATCTGGTCCCAATCATAGGATGTATCAGCCCTGTCTGGCCTCTAAAGAATCCAACAGTGCTAGGCAGTAGGGTTGTGACGGTACACAAAGGTCACCGTTTGGTACTTGCctctgttttgaatttgaaataaTTATACATTACTTGTATATTATTAACCACTTAGTTGAATTAGTAAACTAAAATGACAATAAAACATGCATGTATTGATTAATTAAACAATCCTCTTCAATGTAAAGGCACCGTAACTTGTAAGCTATGACGATAGCTTTACATTTATAAACTTGATGCATTTCGTTAATCTATTAAAGAACCTCCTCACTTGGCTACTAAATGTCGTAGACTACAACATCCCTTTGGAGGAACCTTACACAGCACAACACATACCGTACAAAGACAGTCCGGTATGAATTTACTATCTGCGGTATACCGTACATCGATACAACGCCACCACCAATATAAGGAGACCTCCTAAATAATGCAGTGCCTGCTCGGACCCCAATTTTGCAGCATGACGTAAAAAGACCCAGGACATGATGCAGctatttttttctgttctgtCAATGTGAGGCGCTTGTTTTAACTCCATTCTTTCTTCCAGTCCCTGTTGCCAGTCAGCCGGTCGGCCATTCTGTCCCGCTCCATCCAGACGAGCGCAGTCTCCCGGGACATCGACACAGCGGCCAAGTTCATTGGTGCTGGAGCTGCCACAGTTGGTGTGGCTGGGTCAGGAGCAGGAATCGGGACAGTTTTTGGCAGCCTCATCATCGGCTATGCAAGGTAAAGACATAACATCAGTAtgttgtctttttttgtttttcttggcACGGTGGTGGTTCTAATGATGGTTTGACttggtgtttttgttttatctcAAAGGAACCCTTCCCTAAAGCAGCAGCTCTTCTCCTATGCCATCCTGGGATTCGCTCTCTCTGAGGCCATGGGCTTGTTCTGTCTGATGGTGGCATTCCTCATCCTGTTCGCCATGTAAACCTGGCATTATACCTCACCACCTACATCGTCCTTCCCCCTTCCTTCCTAGGGCGGGAGGGGGAATGGTTTTTGAAATCTCTaactgaaggagctgatgggtCATTCCaatcaacaaaacaaatattCTGAAATggaatttaataaaaaaaaaacacctgtgGTTAAGAGCGTTCAGTCCTACCCCTTAATGTTCCTACGCTTTATTTTTGTTCAAAAGTTTTATGCGAGTCCACCTTTCGGTTGACATTAAATCTGTCCGAAATAAATGGTTGGGATAACTTAAATCTGTTGTTGTGGTTTCTTCCATGCTGAATGTAATGCAGCATTTGTATTACACAGAACTGCAGCCAGCCTGATTCAGTGTTCAATTAATATTCTTGTTGAATTATAAACTTAACATTGGGCTGTGGTAACAGTCCAATCTACTTGACCACTTCTGTCAACTTATAACCATAATGTGGTTTTTTTTCAAGCAAAGTTTAAATCTGATCATGTCTCTTGAGTATATCTAAATCAAGATTTTGGTAAACTATTTGGCATTAAGAACTGactcaaaataaatgttaatcGCCATATAGGATTCTTGTCCATTTACTCCATGTCTTCATAGAATCTTTATTTTGCTTGTTTATAAAGAATTCATTGAGCACACAAGTTAATGTTTGCAAGGCAGGTGGGTGATATGGCCTTTTTTATATTAGGAGCTGTACACGACTATATACTATCAATTACAATAAATATCCAATATTTTTCAAATGGTAAGTTGGGTTATTACAAATTGTGTTTCTCTTGACACGGTGAAATTAGACtcggtttatttttattaaccCTGGTATAGCACTAAATTACCACATGGAGGCAGTCTGTATATATTTTAAGACTCAAGCAGGAAGTGCTGGTGGGAAAAGAGCCCTGCACAATAACTAATCAGAGTTCCTAAAGTTGCGATTACCATTTTGTGTCGAGTGGATCTGTCAAAGATTGACCAATCTAAATCACGCTTTAATGGGAGGTGATTTGTAAGCTACAGCGCGGTGGACCATTGTTTGTGCGTACAAATACATACTTTTTGGTCGGTACGGGAATACTAGGATGATATAGTAGCTAAACTAGCCATAATGTCCTGGACAGAAATGCCCTGTGTTTTGCTTTTGGTATCGCCGTTCTCTTATCGTCCCCTAATATTGTGATTCCGCCTAAGAACAAAACAAATTTACACGAAGCTGTCAATGCCGGATGCATTTTGCTTTGTAAATTAGCCAACGTTTTCAGACGGTGCGTTTTTGGTAGCTCGCTAGCTTAACGATGGCAGACAGCATTGGGGACGAGTCGGACGTTGATGCCCTTGGTCTGATACCATCTCTTGCCAGCTCTTTTCCTGTGGGACACTCGACAAATGGCGCAACAAACTCAAGCCCCAGCTTGTCTTACCCTCCCCACACTGTTGCAACGCAGAGTGGCATCGCCGCAGTCAATGCAACTCCTGGCACGTTTGGAAACCCAAACCCCGGATCCCACCTTGTCGCCCTGTCTCCCAACGCTCACGCTACATCACCTCTCCACGGCGTTGGGCTGGGGCTCGGTAGCGTTGCTGGGGTTGCTGGAGCTGGCCTCCTGACCCAaatgcatgcaacctcttgggACCCGACCCTAAGTACCGACTGGGACAACGAAAAGGCGTCAGTGCAGTGCATTCTGAGAATCAAGAGGTAAACAATACGTTATAATCGAATAATAATAGTCTTCAGAACAAGCCGAGAAGCGAAAGTAACGTTTAAAGTGTTAAACTCGCCCATCTTGTAACTATGCCCTTCTTATTTCAACGTAATTAAGAGTGGGGTTTGACTGTTCGTTTACTtgtcatatctctctctctctttctctttctccttctccttctctttctctttctctctctctctcctcagggaTATCATGTCAATCTATAAGGAACCCCCTCCGGGAATGTTTGTTGTTCCTGATCCTCAAGATATGACTAAGGTATTGTTACATCGACTGTAAACGAATTCCCAACACAGATACTCATGACGTTTATCTCTATTCTAAGAATATTAGTTActagatgcttttatccaaatccTTTCGTTGATGCATGTCGTTAATGCGCAGGTCGGACTGTTTTTTTGCGCAGGTCGGACTTGCATCTTGGTCATGGATGCCTATAGGCAGGCATTGGATATGGCACCCATATCCCTTTTTTGAGTCAAATGCCCTAGCCTGTGCACTGTCTTGCATTCCTTATTTTTCAACGTTTCTTGAATTATCAAATGCTTCACAATGTTCCAACCAGATCCACGCTCTGATCACCGGGCCGTTTGACACACCATATGAAGGcggcttcttcctcttcctgtttcgATGCCCTCCCGACTACCCCATCCATCCACCTCGAGTCAAGCTCATCACCACCGGCCACAACACGGTCCGGTTCAACCCCAACTTCTACCGAAATGGCAAAGTCTGTCTCAGTATCCTGGGGTAAGTTAGaaaatgcatacatttttgCCTCTTGATAGTGTTCAATCTTATCAGTTGCAGAAATGGAGCAGTTTCTACATAAACCTCTGGTCACATATTGCATGAAGTTTGGCTAAATATTGAATAAGAGCATTATTCAGACTTATGCAGACTATCTTTCTTCTTGTTACTTAATGGGATTTTAGTGAGTGTGGAATTATGTTCAGTCAATCCATTTTAAATGTCAAATGATTTGGGCTATATTTCAACTGCAGTCCATCATAGCAAACACTTAAATTGAATTGTATTTACAAAACCATGAAGTGCAACGTTATTAACCTCGCAATAGGCTTCCTCTGCCTGTTTTAATAAACTTGGATGGAGATGTTTTGATTCATTTATGTTAACTTATGACGGACAACAATAGTTGCAGCAAAAAGATCATTGGGCTAAAATAGCATGGTAGCACAAAGCAGAAATAAAGCTTTGGGTTGAATAAAGAGACTTCACATTATTAATGAGTACAAAAAAAACCCGCTCATGACTGTGTTGTGGTCCGTTTATCCGAAACATTACCAATGCGTGTTCCTTGTGTGTTGTATCCAAACAGGACATGGACAGGCCCCGCTTGGAGCCCAGCCCAGAGTATTTCGTCCGTCCTCATCTCCATTCAGTCTCTGATGACGGAGAACCCCTACCACAACGAGCCTGGCTTTGAACAGGTATGGCTGGGTTCACAACCATCACACATATCATGTTTCTGGGATTCTTAACATGGAAAGCTCCGGTTGTGGCCGCTAACATTGATCTTTACATGGACATTGGTAAATAAGGTTTCCCATTGTTCACATTGTTGTTGAAATTCTGCGGCACTCCTGGGTTTGTCATTTACTTAAACTCCCTCCTCCTTGCGGTCATTGGTCCGTCCCCTATTTTGGTTATCCAAAGTGGTTCAAACACGCTGTAGGGGACCGAAAGGGGGCCGTTCTTCGGCAAGAAACTGAGAATTGAACTCGTGGGATGAGGATGGTCTTTTTCTGCTCATGGCGGATATGAGCAAATAGTGCATCTATTTAGCCGGGTAGCCTCTGTTATTGCAAGTCTTATGCATGAATAAACtcattgtcttttttttatgtctGGTTGCACCCTGTGTGtcggtctctgtctgtctcaggaACGACACCCAGGAGACCGTAAGAACTACAACGACTGTATCCGACATGAGAACATGAGGGTGGCCGTCTGTGATATGCTAGATGGAAAAATACCTTGTCCAGAAGCTCTGTGGTGAGACCTGAAACATTTATGCTATCACTCCCTTTGcctattgtttttcttttgtggtTTTCCTCTTCTTCGCATTAATTTTCTCCTTGCCCAAGTAATtcgttttttaattatgttatataATTACATACATAACAAACCTCTTTGCAATGATATAAATGCACTCAATGTCCACTGGCACATTTGAAGACACAGCCCATTTCTACTTGACTATCGTGCAAACCCTATTTCTAGATTTGTAGCAAGGATAAACAACAAGGCCATCTAACATGCTGAGAACATGATGCTCcacaaaaagtgttttttttggcTCAGAGAGCATCAAGTCTTTTTTGAGTCCACGTTTTTTTTCGCTCACTGGATCAC includes these proteins:
- the atp5mc1 gene encoding ATP synthase F(0) complex subunit C1, mitochondrial isoform X2 is translated as MYACAKFVTSSAVLRGGSRVLARPVSVSIFNRPEASVEQQSLLPVSRSAILSRSIQTSAVSRDIDTAAKFIGAGAATVGVAGSGAGIGTVFGSLIIGYARNPSLKQQLFSYAILGFALSEAMGLFCLMVAFLILFAM
- the atp5mc1 gene encoding ATP synthase F(0) complex subunit C1, mitochondrial isoform X1, whose protein sequence is MDIDNLAGFDVVHAWCGPEGYLIKTVPAMYACAKFVTSSAVLRGGSRVLARPVSVSIFNRPEASVEQQSLLPVSRSAILSRSIQTSAVSRDIDTAAKFIGAGAATVGVAGSGAGIGTVFGSLIIGYARNPSLKQQLFSYAILGFALSEAMGLFCLMVAFLILFAM
- the ube2z gene encoding ubiquitin-conjugating enzyme E2 Z, whose product is MADSIGDESDVDALGLIPSLASSFPVGHSTNGATNSSPSLSYPPHTVATQSGIAAVNATPGTFGNPNPGSHLVALSPNAHATSPLHGVGLGLGSVAGVAGAGLLTQMHATSWDPTLSTDWDNEKASVQCILRIKRDIMSIYKEPPPGMFVVPDPQDMTKIHALITGPFDTPYEGGFFLFLFRCPPDYPIHPPRVKLITTGHNTVRFNPNFYRNGKVCLSILGTWTGPAWSPAQSISSVLISIQSLMTENPYHNEPGFEQERHPGDRKNYNDCIRHENMRVAVCDMLDGKIPCPEALWGVMEKSFLEYYDFYEGVCKERLHLQGQNMQDPFGEKRGRFDYQGLLTRLGATHLRIREKTPAEDEHNGDSDSNSSSSETDPDSQGSSQP